The following proteins are co-located in the Maridesulfovibrio sp. genome:
- a CDS encoding Rossmann-like domain-containing protein, with translation MSKSILKEVQSRVYDIWKSEGILDESIEVKARTLSTEEAIGNPEGDDFPLLRGKEKLMEAEFRGYKGQAFTDRYGNFSNTLREIAEMDLTNNFRRAIFVSALNAVQCSLGKAERTIHCKDEGPALCAPKLGDYIAKEYGTPKLGLIGYQPAMIKALSGRFEMRIVDLDPDNIGTVKCGINVEGPDNTTEVLDDVNLLVVTGSTIVNDTIGNFLRDDKPTIFFGTTVSAAAEMMGWQRFCCQSS, from the coding sequence ATGAGTAAATCAATTTTGAAAGAGGTCCAGTCCCGGGTCTACGACATCTGGAAATCGGAAGGCATACTTGACGAAAGTATTGAAGTGAAAGCACGGACCTTGAGTACTGAAGAAGCTATCGGCAATCCTGAGGGTGACGACTTCCCGCTTCTGCGAGGTAAGGAAAAACTCATGGAAGCCGAGTTCCGCGGTTACAAAGGACAGGCCTTCACCGACCGCTATGGAAATTTCAGCAATACCCTGCGTGAAATAGCGGAAATGGACCTGACCAATAATTTTCGCCGGGCCATATTTGTATCCGCGCTGAATGCTGTGCAATGCAGCCTCGGCAAAGCCGAACGGACCATTCACTGTAAAGACGAAGGTCCGGCTCTCTGCGCTCCAAAATTAGGCGATTATATTGCAAAAGAATACGGCACCCCCAAACTGGGACTCATCGGCTACCAACCGGCCATGATCAAAGCTCTTTCCGGTCGTTTTGAAATGCGCATCGTAGATCTCGACCCTGACAATATCGGAACGGTAAAGTGTGGAATCAATGTGGAAGGACCGGATAACACAACGGAAGTGCTCGATGATGTAAACCTGTTGGTTGTCACCGGGTCAACCATAGTTAACGATACCATCGGCAACTTCCTGCGTGATGACAAACCGACTATTTTCTTCGGAACCACCGTCTCTGCGGCAGCAGAAATGATGGGCTGGCAACGATTCTGCTGCCAGAGTTCTTAA
- the modB gene encoding molybdate ABC transporter permease subunit, whose protein sequence is MDFYPLYISAKLAVATTLFIPVVAAPIAYILAFVDFKGKSLIDAVVSLPMVLPPTVLGFGLLIVMGPQGPLGGFWNDLTGERMVFSFSGILLASLVYNLPFAVQPMRAAFEKLDIRLLENAAVLGLSSTATFFRVVLPNSLPGLAASAMLVFAHSLGEFGVILMVGGSIPGSTKVASIAIYEAVEAMRYGDALYMSLAIIPVSFLALLAINRLNKVSRSRS, encoded by the coding sequence ATGGATTTTTACCCGCTCTATATCTCGGCTAAACTGGCTGTGGCTACAACCTTGTTTATTCCAGTTGTAGCCGCGCCTATTGCTTACATCCTTGCTTTCGTTGATTTCAAAGGCAAAAGCTTGATTGATGCTGTTGTTTCTCTCCCCATGGTGCTTCCTCCCACGGTCCTCGGCTTCGGACTGCTCATAGTCATGGGTCCGCAAGGACCGCTGGGAGGATTCTGGAATGACCTTACCGGAGAACGCATGGTATTCAGCTTTTCCGGAATATTGCTGGCTTCGCTGGTGTATAACCTGCCCTTTGCGGTGCAGCCCATGCGTGCGGCTTTTGAAAAACTGGATATACGGCTGCTGGAAAACGCGGCTGTGCTGGGCCTTTCTTCTACAGCCACCTTTTTCCGGGTAGTGCTTCCCAACAGCCTACCCGGACTAGCGGCCTCGGCCATGCTGGTCTTTGCCCACAGCCTTGGCGAATTCGGAGTAATCCTCATGGTCGGCGGTTCCATTCCCGGCTCAACAAAGGTCGCCTCCATCGCCATTTACGAAGCAGTAGAAGCCATGCGTTATGGCGACGCCTTGTACATGTCGCTGGCAATCATCCCGGTCAGTTTTCTGGCCCTCTTAGCCATAAACCGACTCAACAAAGTCAGCCGGAGCAGATCATGA
- a CDS encoding ATP-binding cassette domain-containing protein: MTLKINIRKQLPNFALDVALDCKPGTLTAIVGPSGAGKSTLVRIIAGLERPDSGSISLAGNVWIDTATQNFAKPQQRGLGLVFQEYTLFPHLNVRKNVAFAAKDKGCVHGLLKKFGISHIAESKPSNISGGERQRAAFCQALAREPVLLLLDEPFSALDIATREGLRRELRELKSELNIPIIHVTHDLEEAYYLADSIFVLENGQESPQWLERQRNRFCPEPKPHPHLELVGNM, translated from the coding sequence ATGACCCTGAAAATTAATATCCGAAAACAGCTGCCTAATTTTGCGCTGGACGTTGCTCTGGACTGTAAACCCGGCACCCTGACCGCTATCGTGGGGCCATCAGGTGCAGGAAAAAGCACATTGGTACGCATCATCGCCGGATTGGAAAGACCGGACAGCGGAAGCATCTCACTTGCCGGCAATGTCTGGATAGATACAGCGACTCAAAACTTTGCCAAACCCCAACAGCGGGGACTGGGGCTTGTTTTTCAAGAATACACCCTGTTCCCGCATCTGAATGTGCGCAAAAACGTAGCCTTTGCAGCAAAGGACAAAGGATGCGTTCACGGTTTGCTGAAGAAATTCGGAATCTCCCATATTGCGGAAAGCAAACCGTCCAATATCTCCGGCGGAGAACGCCAGAGAGCAGCCTTTTGTCAGGCTCTGGCCCGCGAACCTGTACTGCTGTTGCTTGATGAACCGTTTTCAGCGCTGGATATTGCCACCCGCGAAGGACTGCGTAGGGAATTACGCGAGCTGAAAAGTGAGCTGAACATCCCCATTATCCATGTGACCCATGATTTGGAGGAAGCCTACTATCTGGCCGACTCCATCTTTGTGCTCGAAAACGGACAGGAATCACCGCAGTGGCTTGAACGTCAGCGCAACCGATTCTGCCCTGAGCCTAAACCCCATCCACATCTTGAACTTGTAGGTAATATGTAA
- a CDS encoding molybdopterin-binding protein has protein sequence MMKTVPVQDSIGNVLCHDMTRIVPGEYKGPAFKKGHIITPEDIPVLLEIGKEHVYILTLEDGQLHENDAARRIAKAAAGPGITLTDISEGRINMIASPGLLCINVEALNRINCIDEVVLATLHNGIQITESREVAGTRVVPLVIDESKIEQVEEICRECGPIVSVKPFRNLKVGLITTGSEVYHGRIKDKFGPVIRKKFSRLNSEVIGQTFVSDDPDMTSTAILKAIDDGAQMVVLTGGMSVDPDDQTPASIRATGAEIVTYGSPTFPGVMFMLGYLNGVPIVGLPGCVMYYRASIFDLIVPRIVAGERPTRKEIAELGHGGFCAGCDTCRYPLCSFGK, from the coding sequence ATGATGAAAACTGTTCCTGTTCAGGACTCCATCGGAAATGTCCTCTGTCATGACATGACCCGAATCGTCCCCGGAGAATACAAAGGCCCTGCCTTTAAGAAAGGACATATCATCACCCCGGAAGATATTCCGGTACTCTTAGAAATCGGCAAGGAGCATGTTTACATCCTTACCCTCGAAGACGGACAGCTGCACGAAAACGATGCCGCAAGACGCATTGCCAAAGCTGCCGCCGGACCAGGGATTACTCTCACTGATATCAGCGAGGGGCGTATTAACATGATCGCTTCACCGGGCCTGCTTTGTATCAACGTGGAAGCCCTGAACCGCATCAACTGTATTGACGAAGTTGTGCTGGCCACCCTGCACAACGGCATCCAGATCACTGAATCACGCGAAGTTGCCGGAACCAGGGTTGTTCCGCTGGTTATCGACGAAAGCAAGATCGAGCAGGTTGAAGAAATCTGTCGGGAATGCGGTCCCATTGTCAGCGTGAAGCCTTTCCGCAATCTCAAAGTGGGTCTGATCACAACCGGAAGCGAAGTTTATCACGGACGTATCAAGGACAAATTCGGTCCGGTTATCCGTAAAAAATTTTCCAGACTCAATTCGGAAGTCATCGGCCAGACCTTTGTCAGCGATGACCCCGACATGACCAGCACTGCGATCCTCAAAGCAATTGATGACGGAGCGCAAATGGTGGTGCTCACCGGAGGCATGAGCGTCGACCCCGACGACCAGACCCCGGCATCCATCCGGGCCACAGGTGCTGAAATAGTCACCTACGGCTCGCCCACCTTTCCCGGAGTAATGTTCATGCTCGGCTATCTGAACGGTGTACCCATCGTAGGTCTACCGGGCTGTGTCATGTACTACCGGGCCAGTATTTTCGACCTTATAGTTCCGCGGATTGTGGCTGGCGAACGCCCCACCCGTAAGGAAATCGCCGAGTTGGGCCACGGTGGTTTCTGT
- the modA gene encoding molybdate ABC transporter substrate-binding protein has protein sequence MKKISALLLLILLAVPAAAQAKIVIASGAGYRSLVDKLTATYTDQSGNEVERVYGNMARVTAQARNSGSVDMVLGDKSFLEKSKLDCCATQKVGRGRLVIAYPKGKSFNGADDLLSKDVSRIALPDTKRAIYGKAAQQYLKNKNLLASLEPKLLMVATVPQSASYVVAGEVDYAFINLTHARKIKDSIGGFVIVDETAYSPITIIVEQMSSSGNKAECTAFMDFLKSDTARKIVAAHGMQD, from the coding sequence ATGAAAAAAATATCTGCCCTGCTGCTTCTGATCCTGCTCGCTGTACCCGCTGCAGCCCAAGCTAAAATTGTCATTGCTTCAGGGGCGGGATACCGTTCACTGGTGGACAAACTGACTGCAACCTATACGGACCAATCAGGAAACGAGGTTGAACGTGTATACGGAAACATGGCCCGGGTTACTGCTCAGGCCCGCAACAGCGGTTCTGTTGATATGGTCCTCGGCGACAAATCTTTTCTGGAAAAGTCCAAACTGGATTGCTGCGCGACCCAGAAAGTAGGCCGGGGACGACTGGTTATCGCCTATCCCAAAGGCAAAAGCTTTAACGGCGCGGACGACCTTCTTTCTAAAGACGTCTCACGCATTGCATTACCAGATACCAAACGGGCAATTTACGGCAAAGCAGCACAGCAATACCTGAAGAACAAAAACCTTCTCGCCAGCCTTGAGCCCAAACTGCTCATGGTTGCCACTGTGCCGCAATCTGCATCATACGTGGTGGCCGGAGAAGTTGATTATGCATTTATCAACCTGACCCATGCCCGCAAAATCAAGGATTCCATAGGCGGATTCGTTATCGTGGATGAAACAGCCTACTCGCCCATCACCATTATAGTGGAGCAGATGAGCAGCTCTGGTAACAAGGCTGAATGCACTGCATTTATGGATTTCCTGAAATCTGACACAGCCCGCAAAATCGTAGCAGCCCACGGTATGCAGGACTAA
- a CDS encoding ABC transporter permease subunit, whose translation MDIAAIISDSATLSPLALSAKVMGVAGVLQLIAGVPLAFWLSRSKGMLHNFVDTAVTLPLVFPPVATGFVLLFLLGRRGPAAELFGDSIIFGFPGLVVAAFIAGLPLLVKPVQAALKSAEAAKLHEVAAVLGKSETEIFLKVLLPCTKRAIAAGTLLALARSLGEVGMSLMLGGNVIGRTNTLSLEIYNAVFNGEFERAAVLSSIIGIASITIFSALKKFSDAE comes from the coding sequence ATGGATATTGCGGCTATCATCTCCGACAGCGCAACACTCAGCCCGCTAGCCCTCTCCGCCAAGGTCATGGGGGTAGCGGGTGTGTTGCAGCTGATTGCAGGAGTGCCGTTGGCATTCTGGCTTTCGCGGAGCAAAGGGATGCTGCATAATTTCGTGGATACTGCCGTGACCCTGCCGCTGGTATTTCCTCCGGTGGCAACGGGATTCGTGCTCCTCTTCCTGCTCGGCAGACGCGGCCCGGCAGCCGAACTTTTCGGGGACAGCATTATCTTCGGCTTTCCCGGTCTGGTGGTGGCTGCTTTCATCGCCGGATTGCCGCTCTTGGTCAAACCGGTGCAGGCAGCCTTGAAATCAGCCGAAGCAGCAAAATTGCATGAGGTTGCAGCAGTCTTAGGAAAATCCGAAACAGAGATATTCCTGAAAGTTCTGCTTCCCTGCACCAAAAGGGCTATCGCAGCCGGAACCCTGCTGGCCTTGGCCCGTTCACTTGGAGAAGTAGGCATGAGCCTCATGCTTGGCGGCAACGTGATAGGACGCACCAACACCCTTTCTCTTGAAATATACAACGCGGTCTTCAACGGTGAATTTGAACGGGCGGCTGTTCTCTCGTCCATCATCGGCATCGCTTCCATAACCATCTTCAGCGCGTTGAAAAAATTTTCTGACGCAGAATAA